The nucleotide window TGTAGTTTACGCTCACGGCCGTATTGGTACGTCCCCGAAACTCGTAGGCGTTGTACAGTTCCGGCTGGCGCTGCAGGGCCTTGTCGTAGGCCGTATGCACGGCCGTGAAACCCGCCGTGAAGCTCCCGTCGCGGTTGGCGTAGTTCAGGTTGCCGCCCCCGATGGTTTCGCGCAGCTGCTTGCGGTTAGCCAACTCCGAGGCCGTGCGGTGAAAGCCCGTGAGCAGCACGCCCGAAGAAAACTCGTCGAACTCGGCCAGGGTATCGGTAGCGGCCTGCACGTTGGCATCCACCCGCTTGCGGGAACCGAATACCGTAGCCTGCAGGCCCCGCGCCATTGTTACGGTAGCCGCCGCGCCCCGGAAAAACGTGCTTTCCAGCACCGAGGAATACGGCCGCACACCCAGGGAGCTGCGCCGCAGGGAAGTAATGGTTTCGGCGCCCTTGCCCACCTGCAGCCCCGAGGACAGCAGCAAGCCCTGCCCAAACTGCAGCTGATAGTCGCCCAAAGCCAGGGTTTTCAGCCGGCCCCGTTCCTGCACCACGAAATGCGCCGAGAGGTAATCGGCGCCATAGCGGCGGGTGGCCGGGTTCCACACGAACTGCTCGCCGGCGTCTTTCTCGGCCACAAACCCCAGGCTAAAGTCGCGGGTGTGGCTGGTGCGGTAGCGGATCAGGAGCTTATCGGGGGAGCCGAGGTAGCGGCTGCTGAGGCTGCCGCTGCTGGTAGTATCGGGCGCGGTGTAGCCCTGGCGCTGCTGCAGCACCCGCTCGTAGCGAATGAACAGGGCATTGTTGTCTTCCTGCAGAATGCGCTGCCAGAGCGGACCGCGGGTACCGTTGGGGTTCACGTTCACCACCGTCACGAAGGGCGCCACGCGGTAAATGGCGCGCAGATCCAGCCCCGGAATCGTCTGGAGCTCATAAATACTGAGCAGCGGCCCGAATTCCTGGCGATGCTGCAGCAGGGCGGCAATCTGGGACTCGGAAAGCAGCAGCAGGGAACGGAGTTCCTCGGCCGTAGCCGTGTTCAGGTTGAGGGGCGTCTGGTAGAGCTGGACCAGCGTCTCGTAGAGGTCTTCGTAGGGCACCTGGTCGCTCTGGGGCTCGGCAAACAGCTCCTGCATCAGCTTGTCAAGGTCGGGCTGAGGCCGCACGTACTCCTGGGCCCGGGCAACTGAAGCCATGAGCACCAGGGCAAGCACTGCTGCTCCATTTCTGACCCGTTTGTGCCAGTGCCCGGCCGGCCGGGCCGATTCATCCCGGGAAGCGCCTTGGCAGGTTTTCAGCTTCTTCATGGCTGCGCCGGAACAGTAGCGGCCTCCGGAGAATCCAGCCGGAACGCTGCCGTGAGAAACTGGCTCAGCCCCAGCGACGAGTGCCAGGCGGCAGCGTAGTCGAAGCGGAAGCGGCCGGCCCGCAGCCCGGCGCCGCCCGTCACCTGCTCCGACAAACCGAGCACACCCGCCCGCAAGGCCAGGGCCGGCAGGGCCTGGTACTCCAGTCCGCCCCGAAACTCGGCACCGCGGTCCAGGTCTTTTTCCACCTCCGCGTTCAGCATCACCTTCTCAGTGGGGCGGTACGAGAGGCCGGCGCGCAGCACTGTAGGCACGCGCTCATCCTCGTAGGAAGCCAGCCTGGCTTGGTTGAGGTTGTAGAGGAAGGCCCCGAAAACCAGCCGCCGGGGCAGCAGCTCGGCCTGGGCGCCCACCGAAGCAGCCACGGCCCGCTGGCTGCCCAGCCCTTCCAGACTCACCTGCAGCATATCTACCCGGGCGCCCACGCTCATCACGCCGGTGCGGTAGGCATAGCCGGCGGCTACGCGCTGCTCGTTGTAGAGCTTGTCGCCGAAGCGCTGGAACGTGATGCCCACCACGCCGTAGCGGCCGGCCGCGTTGTCAGCGGTAGCGCGGCCCAGAGGCGCGGCCGCCGCCAGCGTAGCGGTAGAAAGGGCCCGCGTCAGAAACCGGTTTTCGGCGGCCACGCCAATTTCCAGGCGGTTCAGGGAGCCCAGGCCGGCTACGTTGTTGCTTAGCGCCCATACATCGGAGAGCGTGGCGGCGGCCTGGCCCATACCCGCCGCGCGGGCGCCGGCTACCCCGGGTCCGCTGCCCTGGGCGTGCGCCCAGCCTGCCATCAACATACAATAACTCACTGATAGGTATATTTTTCGCATAGCTGGAAGGTAGCAGGCGGCCCGGCTTTGCGCAAGGGCCTTAGCGCAATAATTTTCTATAGTCTATATCCTGGCCAGACAGCAAACTGCCCCGGCACCTTGCGGCACCGGGGCGGTATTGTCTTCAGCTTGCCAACAAAAAAATCAGGGGTTACTCCTTCACCAGCTTGAGGTGCTGACGCTGACCGTTCTGCACCAGGGTTATCATATATACCCCGGCCGGGCAACGCGTTACGGCGGCGCTAAGCTGGCTGCTGGCCTCGGCCGCGGAAGCTGCCCGGAAACTCAGCAGCACTTTGCCGTGCAGGGAGGTAACCGTCAGGCTGGCGGGGGCCGCCGCGAGGCCGTGCACCATCACCTGCCCGGTTGTGGGGTTAGGAGAAAGGCGGACCTGCCCGACGGCACCGGCCGCCGCCACAAACACCGCCAGGCTCTGGGTTGATTTCCCGCTGACGTCTACCTGCCGCAGACGGTAGTACAGTGCGCCGGGCGCGTGCTCATCCCGCAGCACGTAGGTATGCGGCTGGGCCGAAGTACCCTGTCCGGCCACGCGGCCAACGGCCTCGAACTCCCGCCCATTGGCGGATTTCTCAACCACAAAGTACGCGTTGTTCAGCTCCGAAGCCGTATTCCAGGTTATCTGCACGGCGTTGCCCTGACGCTGCGCGCTCAGGTCGGTCAATGATACCGGAAGAGGCTGATTAACCAATCCCACGCTGAAAACGGAGGCATTAGCTGTACTGGTAGCCGTAGCCCTGTACGGGGCGCTGGCGGTAGCAGCGCTGCCTGCCAGGCTGGTCCAGGCGCCGCCCACGTACCCATACACGCGCATTTTGGCCCGCTCCACACTGGCGCCTTCCTCGGCAGCGTTCCACTGCAGCGTAAGGGTAGCCGCCACGCCAGCCGCAGCGGGCACGACTTCCCAGGTCCGGCTCACAAACTCCGCCGCCTTGTCGTAGGGGCCGCCGCTGGTGCCGCTGGCGAGTACGCCCTCAAACACCCGCGCCCGAAAGCTGGTAGCCACGCCGTTGTTGGCTACCGTGGCAGGCGTGTAGCTGGTGCCGGTTCCGATGGGAAACTGCACGCTGGCGCCCGTAGCTACCGGCCGCACCAGGCTGCCGGCGCTGGCCGCCGTATTGTTCACCTGAATGTAGTGGCTGGCATCGGCCCCGCTGATGGTGGCGGCGCTGCCCAGCGTCAGGTCATGAGTACCCAGGCGCAGACGGCCGCTGGTGAGCGTGAGGGCGCCGTTGATGGCCACGGGCGCAGCCAGCGTCAGGCCGGCCGCGTTGTTAAGCGTGAGGTTGGCAAAGGACGTAGCCCCGGTAATCGTCTGATTGGTGGTACCGGCAAAGCTAACGGTGCCCGTAGCCGTGACGCTGCCCTGGTTGACCAGATTACCGGTAAGCGTGAGCGTGCTGCCGCTGGCTACTTCCAGGGTTGCGCCGGGGGCTACGGTGAGGTTGCGGGCCGTGAAGGAACCCACGGCAAAGCGCGGGGCAAACGTGGCACCGGCCGGCACCAGCACATCGGTGGTAGCGGAGGGCTCTATGCCGTTTTCCCAGTTGCGGCAGTCGGCAGGATCGTTGGAGTTGTCATTGCCCGTCCAGATGGCTACCGTATTCTCCGGAGCCGGGGCCGTGCGCGTGTTCACCACGGCGGGGGCCGTGTATGTAGCTTTCACATAGCAGCGCTGCCCGGCGTAGGTGTTGCTGGTGTTGCGCACCTTCAGGGCCACCCAGCCGGTAGTGGTGGGCGTGTAGCTGCCCGCGGCCGAGGCAGTGCCCGAGGCTGCACTCAGCGGCGTGCCGCTGAGGTCGTACAGGCCGATGGTGAGGCTGCGGGTGTTGCCGGCCGCTTCGGGGTACAGCTCGTACTGAATGGCTTTGCCGGCTTCCACGTAGATTTTGCCTACCAGCCGCGAGTTGGTGGAGTTATCCGGCAGACGGCCGCCCTGCCCCAGGCTGCGGCAGTTCAGGTCGCCCAGGTCGTCGGCCATTTCCCACTCCTGGGAGGTAGCCGTAGCCCGGCCCGGGCTGTAGCTGGTGCCCATGTTCACGGGTGCCCACACCGAGTAGCCCCGGCGGCCCAGCAGGGCCGTACCGTTGCAGGGTGGGGTGTTGATGTTGACGTACCCGTCGTTGTTTACCGTTTTGGTGTCGTTGCCGTTGGCGCCGGAATAGTCTTTCAGCACGGTGCCGGGCGCAAAGTCACACTTAATCCAGCTGTTCTGCCAGTTATTGTAGCTGTTGTTGATGCCGACAACAGCGCGGGCGCTCCGCTCAATAATCATGTGGTTAGGGGTCGACTTATCGGCGTCGGGGCGCACTTTGTAGGCTCCGTCCTTGAAGTTCAGGTTCTGGTGGCACCACAGCAGGTTTTCCAGGTCGGAGCGTACGGGCAGGTCGGTGGTGCTGGTAGCCAGGTGGCTCCAGCGCTTGCCGGTGTTGCCCACGTTGAACAGGTCTTCAAAGAAAACCTGCGGGGCGCCGTCCACGGCCAGCGCAATGGCGTAGGCCGCCGACAACCGGTCGTTGAACGGGTCGATGTGGCCGCCGCCCAGCTCGTTGCCCGAATCCCAGCCGATATAGTTGCCATTGCTGTTCAGCTTCGGCCGAAAGGTGTCGTGGTTGTTCACGAAAGGCACGGTGCGGTGCACGTACACGGCGCTGCTGCCGCTGCCGTACTGGGCCACGCGCCGGCTTTGCTGGCTGCCGGCAACGGCCCCCAGGTTGTAGCCGTCACCGCCATCGGTCATGGCCTTTAGGGCGCCGCGCAGCCCAAAATCGAAGGTACCGGTCTGAAACTCGGAGCCGCCGTTCTGGCCGTTCACGGCGTCGAGGTAGCTGTCCTGCTCGCCGGCACTGCCCACGTATTCCCCCACGTTGAACATGGCGTTGCCGCCATTGGCCCAGCCGGCGTTGTATTTCAGATTATAGGTCAGATCCTGCTGGGTGGCGTAGTCGAAGTGTTTCACCGCATCCCAGCGGAAGCCGTCCACGCCAGTCTGCTTTTTCATCCACACAATCCAGCTGCGGGCCTGGTCGCGGCTGTAGCCGGCGCTTTGTGCGGGGTTGTAAGCCGTAGGATGCTGCGCCAGGTACTCGCTGCTGAGCGGGCCATAACCGTCGCTGCCGCCGTCGTTGCCGCCGTAGCAGAAGTCCGGGCCGAAGTGCGGGGCGGCCATGTCGCCGCTCGTGGTGTTGTGGCCCAGGTGGGCGTGAAAGTTGGCGTAGTTTTTCGACCAGCGGCCCTGGCGCTGCGCGTAGGCGGTGCCGGAGTCGTCGGTTTCGGGCAGGGGCGTGCCAAAGCAGCTGTACCGAAAGGTTTTGTAGCCACCGTTGGCTGAGGTCGACATACCGTTGGGGTCCTGGCCGCCGGAGCCATCGGCGGTGCCGGCGCCATCCACGTGGTTGAGCACCACGTCCTGAATCACCTCAATGCCGTTGGCGTGCAGCACGGCCACCATGCGCAGAAACTCATCCTTGGAGCCAAAACGGCTGCGCACGTCGCCTTTCTGGTATTTGTCGCCCAGGTCGTACTGGTCGAAAGGCGAGTACCCAACGTCGTTGGTGGCATTCTTGTTTTTGGGCGTGGGCGGAATCCAAACGGCATCAATGCCCATGGACTTCAGGCGCGGGGCCATTTCCGTGAGGTAGTCGGCCCATTTAAAGCGGTAGGTATCATTGTAATAGTCCCACCAGAAGCCCTGCAGGACTACTTTTTGATGGTGGTCTGGGCGCGGGCCGGCAACCCGGAAAGTAAGAGCCACAGGCCCAGCAAAACCAGGAAGTAATTTTTTTTCATCAGCACGAGAGGTGGGGTTTGAGGCCGCAAAAATACTATTTTCTTTTCACTTAGGCCACGGTCTATCAGCTAGTATAAACTGGCGTCTATTCATCCGAGGCCTACCCGGTGCCTACCAGATAAATCAGGCAATAGAGCAATATTATCCATATAATATCACACCACTGCTCAGGCAGCTTTAGCCAGCCGACCAATTTTACCGGAGCGAAAATTAGCCATGCATCCTGCAGCGAAAATTAGCTGTGTTATATTTGCAAAGACAAAACCAGACCATAAACCTGGGGCCTAAGTAGCGCTATAATCTGTTGCCGACTACTTGCCTGTGCGCAACGCAATACCCGCTAACCGGCCCGGTCCGATTTCCTTTGCCTGCGTGCCGACGAAGAAACCGCGTACTTCCGGCGAGAACCACGCCCGCTCGTTTTCGGTTCTGCTTCTGATTATGGCTTTTCTGTTCCGCCACCTGCTGCTGGCTCTTATCTGGGTTTACCGCCGCTTGATTTCACCGCTCACGCCGGCCAGCTGCCGCTTTACGCCCACCTGCTCGGCCTATGCGGCCGAAGCCGTGCAGAAGTACGGACCCTGGCGCGGCGGCCGACTGGCGTTGCGCCGCATCGGGCGCTGCCACCCCTGGGGCGGCCATGGCTACGACCCGGTTCCCTGAGGTAAGATGGTGAAATAGTGAGTTGGTGAGTTTGACGTTCCAGCGGCGCTACTTGCGCAGAATGCGCCGCTAAAACGTCAAACTCACCAACTCACTATCTCACTATTTCACTGCTTCTCCGTATAAGAGGCTGACTTGCTGTGGTGGCCCGTGGCTGCCGCAGCTTTTTTTCAGCATTTACTGCACTTATTATGCGTCTGACAGTTCTTACCTCGGCCCTGGCCGGGCTGTTGCTTACCAGTAGCTGCTCCGAAGCTCAAACAACGGGCGAAACCGAGAAAAAATCAGCCGAAAAAGGCAAAAAGGGCGGCAAAAAGGGCAAAAAGACAAGAGCGACGCGCCCGTAGCCGACTTGCAGCGCCTGGGCCAGCTAAGCGGCGGCGTACCCGAAAGCTCGGGGCTGGCCCGCGGCCCTCGGCCCGGCACGTTCTACACCCACGCCGATGCCGGCAATGCCCCGGTGCTGTTTGAAATCGATGCCCAGGGCAAGCTCCTCAACAGCCTTAAGCTTTCTTCGGCAGAAAACACTGACTGGGAAAGCCTGGCCCAGGATAACAGCGGTAACCTTTTCGTGACGGACGCCGGCAACAATGACAACAGCCGCCGCGACCTGGTCATCTACCGACTCAACCCAAGCCAGCCCCAGCAGATAGGCCGCATCAGCTTTGCCTACGCCGACCAGAGCGAGTTTCCGCCTACCAAAGCCGACCGCAACTTCGACTGCGAGGCTTCTTTATGGCACAACGGGCAGCTCTACCTCTTCACCAAAGACCGCGCCCAGCACAGCACCAGCAAAGTGTACACCCTCCCCGACCAGCCCGGCAAGCATACGGCTAAGCTGCTAAGCAAGCTCGCCATCAACGGGGAGGTAACCGGCGCTGACCTTAGTCCCGATGGTCGCCGCCTGGCGCTGCTGGGCCGCGAGCAGCTGTATCTGCTGGAAGGCAACAACCTGGAGGAAGCCCTCAAAGCCACCCCCAAAGTGGTTTCCCTGAATGGGGCGGGCCAGACGGAGGGTGTCGTTTTTACCGACAATGCTACACTTATGATCAGCACCGAACAGGGTACCCTGTATCAGTATAAGCTGTAAAAAACCTGGCTTGGTAGCTACTTTTTCGGCCCGCAGCGGTTTACTAGCCGGTAGAAACTCCATCTATCTGGGTAGAAAGCTGCTGCGGGCCGCGCTTTTTTCCTATCATTGACCCCTGATTCATCACCCTGGCGCGGGCCTCACCGGAGGCAGCGCCGCATTGCCTTCCCTATGGCTGACCAAACCCTTACCGGCCTGCGCGCCGGCGTGCTGCACGGCGACGAAGTGCAGCAGCTTTTCGACCACGCGAAAGCCAATGGCTACGCGCTGCCCGCCGTGAACGTGACCGGCACCGACACGGTAAATGCCGTGCTGGAAGCTGCCCGCGACCTGAACTCGCCCGTTATCATTCAGTTTTCGAATGGCGGCGCGCAGTTTTTCGCCGGCAAAGGCCTGCCCAACGACAAGCAGCAAGCCAGTATTGCGGGCGGCATCTCGGGTGCCCACCACGTGCACCTGATGGCCGAAGCCTACGGGGTGCCCGTGATTCTGCACACCGACCACGCCGCCAAAAAGCTGCTGCCCTGGATTGACGGCCTGCTCGATGCCGGCGAGAAATACTACGCCGAGCACGGCCAGCCCCTGTTCAGCTCCCACATGCTCGACCTTTCGGAAGAGCCGATTGAGGAGAACATCGAAGTCTGCAAGAAGTACCTGGAGCGCATGGCCAAAATCGGCATGACGCTGGAAATTGAGCTGGGCGTAACCGGTGGCGAGGAAGATGGCGTGGACAACTCCGACGTGGACTCCTCGAAGCTCTACACTCAGCCTTCGGAAGTGGCCTACGCTTACGAGGAGCTGAGCAAAGTAAGCCCGCGCTTTACCATTGCGGCGGCTTTCGGCAACGTGCACGGCGTGTACAAGCCCGGCAACGTGAAGCTGCAGCCCGTTATCCTGAAGAACTCCCAGGACTTCGTGAAGGAGAAATACGCGCTGGAAGCCGAGCGGCCCATCAACTTCGTGTTCCACGGCGGCTCGGGCTCCTCGCAGGAGGAAATCCGCGAAGCCATCAGCTACGGGGCCATCAAGATGAACATCGACACGGACCTGCAGTGGGCGTTCTGGGACGGTATCCGTGGGTACTACCAGAAAAACGAAGGCTTCCTGCAAAGCCAGATCGGCAACCCCACCGGCGAGGACTCGCCCAACAAGAAATACTACGACCCGCGCGTGTGGCTGCGCGCCGGTGAGCAAACCTTCGTTACCCGCCTTAAGTCGGCCTTCGAAGACCTCAACGCCGTAAACCGGCGCTTCTAACAACGACGGGAACCACGGATTGGGCGGATTTTTCGAGTTTCGCGGATTTTGTGGACGTTTTCAGCAACAAAAAAGCCTCGCACAGCGCGAGGCTTTTTTGTTGTCTGTGTTTTACAAACACCAACCGCGCCGTTCACGAAATCTGTGGATTCCGTTAAGATTTGTGCTCATCCGTGGTACGCACGGCGTACCCGTAGCGGTTGTTGGGGTCTTTACCGGCGCGGAACAGTACCCAAAAGCCCACAAAAATCATTGGAATGCTCAGCCACTGGCCCATATTCAGGGCCATGCCTTTTTCAAAATCCACTTGGTCTTCCTTCAGGAACTCTACCAGGAAGCGAAACGAGAACAGCAGCACCACAAACAGCCCGAACAGCAGGCCCCGCGGCGTGCGGTCCTTGTATTTATTCCAGAGCCCGTAGAGCAGTACGAACAGGAAGACGCAGAACAGGGACTCGTAAATTTGGGTGGGGTGGCGCGGCACGGCTACTTCGGTAGGTGCCGTGACGGTAGCCCCGGCAGGGGCCGTTTCAATGCTCATCGTTTTATCAGGATTCTGAATGCGTCGCACCAGTACGGAACCCGCGGGCACCGTCTGGCCGGGATTGGCCTGCTGCAGGTGCTCCGTGTCGCGGGGGAATACAAAAGCCCAGGGCACGTCCGTGGGCCGGCCCACGATTTCGGAGTTCATCAGGTTACCTAGCCGGATGCAGGCCCCGCCCACGGCTACTACAATCACAATCCGGTCGAGTACCCAGAGGTAGTCAAACTTGTTGCGGCGGCTGAACAGCCACACAGCCAACAAAATCCCCAGGGTAGCACCGTGGCTGGCCAGGCCACCTTCCCAGATCTTGAAGATTTCCAGAAAGTGCTCTGAGGTAAGGTAATACTCCGGGGAGTAAAAGAGCACGTGGCCCAGACGCGCGCCCAACACCGTGCCCGCAATCATGTAGATGGTAATGACATCCACCCACCGCTCACTTACCCGCTCTGCTTTGTAGATGTGGGTGAGAATGAACGAGCCAAACACGAAGCCCAACGCGAACAGCACGCCGTACCAGCGCAGTGTAAGCGGGCCCAGCTGGGCAATAATGGGCGACTGTTCCCAGATAATGAAAGCAAGCATAGAGGGCATGGTTTACAAAAAAGAAAGAAGGGTTCAAAGGTAGTCAGCGCAATCGGCTTACCGCGGGGAGCTGCTCACGAGGTAGGGCAAGCCCCTGCCCCGGCCCATGGCCCAGGGCCAATTAGCGTGTATATACAAGGAGGCTACCGGTTGTTAAGCTGCGTTTCGTGCTCGGCGTCTGGTGCCGAAGGTAAAGCTGCTCCGTCGCCGCTGAGCAGCAGCACGATGCCCAGCATCACGGCGTAGGCAGGCCAGCGCACCCAGGCGCGGTGCGGCCGGCGCTCTGCCGTTTCGCTGATGAGGCGGGCCCGCACCCGGCTGTAAAAGTACGGGCGGGGTTGGGGTGCGGGCTGCGCACGCCACTGGCGCAAGAGGTCTTCCCATTCTTCATCGGCATGGGGACGTGGAGCTGAATCAGACATGGCGCAGGGAAGGTTGAAAGTGGGTGCGAAGCGTTTTGCGGGCCCGAAACAGCAGCGACTCAACGGCCGGCACGCTGGTACCGAGCACGGCGGCTATCTGCTCGTAGCTCAGCTCCTGCTCGTGGCGCAGCGTGAAAGCTACCTGCTGCTGGTCGGGCAGACGAGCAATGTGCACCAGCAGCAGTGCCACCTGCTGCTGGCCTTCCAGCTGGGCCTGGGGGTGTTCATTATCCGCCGGCTCGGGCAGTGAGTGGTTGTCGAAGCCC belongs to Hymenobacter sp. J193 and includes:
- a CDS encoding helix-hairpin-helix domain-containing protein — translated: MASVARAQEYVRPQPDLDKLMQELFAEPQSDQVPYEDLYETLVQLYQTPLNLNTATAEELRSLLLLSESQIAALLQHRQEFGPLLSIYELQTIPGLDLRAIYRVAPFVTVVNVNPNGTRGPLWQRILQEDNNALFIRYERVLQQRQGYTAPDTTSSGSLSSRYLGSPDKLLIRYRTSHTRDFSLGFVAEKDAGEQFVWNPATRRYGADYLSAHFVVQERGRLKTLALGDYQLQFGQGLLLSSGLQVGKGAETITSLRRSSLGVRPYSSVLESTFFRGAAATVTMARGLQATVFGSRKRVDANVQAATDTLAEFDEFSSGVLLTGFHRTASELANRKQLRETIGGGNLNYANRDGSFTAGFTAVHTAYDKALQRQPELYNAYEFRGRTNTAVSVNYSYGRGNVNFFGETARSASGGIGTINGLLVSLASNVDASVLYRHYDRDFHTFYGNALSENTRNINETGLYMGLKVRPVARWELSAYYDQFRFPWLKYRVGAPSQGHDWLARLTFAPTKTSTLYVQVRTRVKPYDFDTDPSRLLPLPEPTVRRSILGYYNADVTPIFSLRTRVQGTRYREADGPWRTGFLMAQDASVAIGRPLRLTARYALFDTDDYDTRQYVFEQDVLYAFSVPGLYGRGTRMYLLAEGRLSRHLTLWVRYATTRFRDVATVGSGLEEIQGPERSEVKAQLRYRF
- a CDS encoding alpha-amylase domain-containing protein — protein: MALTFRVAGPRPDHHQKVVLQGFWWDYYNDTYRFKWADYLTEMAPRLKSMGIDAVWIPPTPKNKNATNDVGYSPFDQYDLGDKYQKGDVRSRFGSKDEFLRMVAVLHANGIEVIQDVVLNHVDGAGTADGSGGQDPNGMSTSANGGYKTFRYSCFGTPLPETDDSGTAYAQRQGRWSKNYANFHAHLGHNTTSGDMAAPHFGPDFCYGGNDGGSDGYGPLSSEYLAQHPTAYNPAQSAGYSRDQARSWIVWMKKQTGVDGFRWDAVKHFDYATQQDLTYNLKYNAGWANGGNAMFNVGEYVGSAGEQDSYLDAVNGQNGGSEFQTGTFDFGLRGALKAMTDGGDGYNLGAVAGSQQSRRVAQYGSGSSAVYVHRTVPFVNNHDTFRPKLNSNGNYIGWDSGNELGGGHIDPFNDRLSAAYAIALAVDGAPQVFFEDLFNVGNTGKRWSHLATSTTDLPVRSDLENLLWCHQNLNFKDGAYKVRPDADKSTPNHMIIERSARAVVGINNSYNNWQNSWIKCDFAPGTVLKDYSGANGNDTKTVNNDGYVNINTPPCNGTALLGRRGYSVWAPVNMGTSYSPGRATATSQEWEMADDLGDLNCRSLGQGGRLPDNSTNSRLVGKIYVEAGKAIQYELYPEAAGNTRSLTIGLYDLSGTPLSAASGTASAAGSYTPTTTGWVALKVRNTSNTYAGQRCYVKATYTAPAVVNTRTAPAPENTVAIWTGNDNSNDPADCRNWENGIEPSATTDVLVPAGATFAPRFAVGSFTARNLTVAPGATLEVASGSTLTLTGNLVNQGSVTATGTVSFAGTTNQTITGATSFANLTLNNAAGLTLAAPVAINGALTLTSGRLRLGTHDLTLGSAATISGADASHYIQVNNTAASAGSLVRPVATGASVQFPIGTGTSYTPATVANNGVATSFRARVFEGVLASGTSGGPYDKAAEFVSRTWEVVPAAAGVAATLTLQWNAAEEGASVERAKMRVYGYVGGAWTSLAGSAATASAPYRATATSTANASVFSVGLVNQPLPVSLTDLSAQRQGNAVQITWNTASELNNAYFVVEKSANGREFEAVGRVAGQGTSAQPHTYVLRDEHAPGALYYRLRQVDVSGKSTQSLAVFVAAAGAVGQVRLSPNPTTGQVMVHGLAAAPASLTVTSLHGKVLLSFRAASAAEASSQLSAAVTRCPAGVYMITLVQNGQRQHLKLVKE
- the fbaA gene encoding class II fructose-bisphosphate aldolase gives rise to the protein MADQTLTGLRAGVLHGDEVQQLFDHAKANGYALPAVNVTGTDTVNAVLEAARDLNSPVIIQFSNGGAQFFAGKGLPNDKQQASIAGGISGAHHVHLMAEAYGVPVILHTDHAAKKLLPWIDGLLDAGEKYYAEHGQPLFSSHMLDLSEEPIEENIEVCKKYLERMAKIGMTLEIELGVTGGEEDGVDNSDVDSSKLYTQPSEVAYAYEELSKVSPRFTIAAAFGNVHGVYKPGNVKLQPVILKNSQDFVKEKYALEAERPINFVFHGGSGSSQEEIREAISYGAIKMNIDTDLQWAFWDGIRGYYQKNEGFLQSQIGNPTGEDSPNKKYYDPRVWLRAGEQTFVTRLKSAFEDLNAVNRRF
- the yidD gene encoding membrane protein insertion efficiency factor YidD; protein product: MAFLFRHLLLALIWVYRRLISPLTPASCRFTPTCSAYAAEAVQKYGPWRGGRLALRRIGRCHPWGGHGYDPVP
- the lgt gene encoding prolipoprotein diacylglyceryl transferase, coding for MLAFIIWEQSPIIAQLGPLTLRWYGVLFALGFVFGSFILTHIYKAERVSERWVDVITIYMIAGTVLGARLGHVLFYSPEYYLTSEHFLEIFKIWEGGLASHGATLGILLAVWLFSRRNKFDYLWVLDRIVIVVAVGGACIRLGNLMNSEIVGRPTDVPWAFVFPRDTEHLQQANPGQTVPAGSVLVRRIQNPDKTMSIETAPAGATVTAPTEVAVPRHPTQIYESLFCVFLFVLLYGLWNKYKDRTPRGLLFGLFVVLLFSFRFLVEFLKEDQVDFEKGMALNMGQWLSIPMIFVGFWVLFRAGKDPNNRYGYAVRTTDEHKS